In the Colletotrichum lupini chromosome 1, complete sequence genome, one interval contains:
- a CDS encoding armadillo repeat protein: MTRTSNPPILSQLQSARSYAEQTSALRALKNDVVGHAQKKEMWAELGALEPIVKILNASRSSAKINGKDTRPSSNSRWLNEEETVRLQALQLLASFANGGTAFVEPLLAASALPAVLDNVCPTTNAPLLVTTALRVLLNIIEASTLSTTSSPIDMQALAEAIFASEHIDSFNSILSSTATVSEQQIQVPLVASIISHLCRDEKHQLAMANQGVIDSLATRLASIAVAEGHVVPYAEVFGRVDRMSDFIPEPAPSSSNLASILEALAVIISDSRFRACMLLCSPAIMAIFPALKFNPSKEVRAPWNSLEVSGLGYARQQNLSALDYLLPAIPIHQGRIPGSQQSHFPALGSSEARERARSAASKYSSTASVWETSRFELFGNETEPEEEQETPLIPWLILLVRSRQGLDRLMAANLLTSLFRSGFGSKYLRETSLCLLVVPVLMEMLEQLQAAPPVVKSPLVDADAALKWTILERTPAILARIITDSEPLQKAAFDCGAVKCFSKLLKDAYEPIPPSAYAKVWSPHADTAMETESTPPSRALGSEGQPPLLAHRVRMRESALKAIGALAAGKDEYRKAFVVEDVVAHIVQSLSPTPGKPSNPKDRSKPNEPDGPIRDGSASDHNSGYGSNPLSVLIAGCHAVRMLSRSVSILRTSLVDYAVAVPLFRFLRHPDVDVQVAATAAICNLVTEVSPMRELLADRGVMKILCEHAHSLNAALRLNALWALKHFVHAVDTDTKRQCLEELESGWLVQLICDDTEDDALFRARSKLDKQNAVDTGDDLDGDVEMDQADPLSKSWLGSQDADSKRSAKLRQTEAKLAALREAEINPLRKARNDDLAIQEQGLDFIRNLIGAGASGPQPDSSSDTTEMIEYLFNQLGQERFFDILARKLQAKVLHPTSRRSTGSGREARVLYPQAKIIEAVVFILVHMAASTPGHRQLVVAQTDLLKLLANHFNSKDKEVRVALCHLISNLTWQDDDNDARGCAQRAYELKKLGFLTKLEGLEDDSELDVRERAKSAVWQMKQPGTY; this comes from the exons ATGACACGCACGTCGAATCCACCAATCCTCTCGCAGCTCCAGAGCGCAAGGAGCTATGCCGAACAGACGAGCGCGCTGCGGGCTCTCAAGAACGATGTTGTCGGGCACGCACAGAAGAAGGAGATGTGGGCTGAGCTAGGCGCATTGGAACCCATTGTCAAGATACTCAATGCTTCCCGGTCGTCGGCCAAGATCAACGGCAAAGATACCCGCCCAAGCTCCAACTCTCGGTGGTTGAACGAGGAAGAAACAGTGAGGCTTCAGGCTTTACAATTGTTGGCGAGCTTTGCCAATG GAGGCACTGCTTTCGTCGAGCCGCTCCTAGCTGCGAGCGCGCTGCCAGCTGTATTGGATAACGTGTGTCCAACTACAAACGCTCCTCTGTTGGTCACTACGGCACTACGCGTCCTCCTCAACATCATCGAAGCTTCCACTTTGTCAACTACGAGTTCGCCGATAGACATGCAGGCGTTAGCCGAGGCCATCTTCGCATCCGAACATATCGATTCTTTCAATAGCATACTTTCTAGCACCGCAACTGTGTCCGAGCAACAAATTCAGGTACCGTTAGTGGCAAGCATTATAAGCCATTTGTGTCGAGATGAGAAACACCAATTGGCCATGGCAAACCAAGGAGTCATTGACTCTCTCGCAACTCGGTTGGCAAGCATTGCAGTTGCTGAAGGACATGTTGTTCCCTATGCCGAAGTGTTCGGTCGGGTGGATCGGATGTCGGACTTCATTCCGGAACCAGCGCCGTCCAGCTCCAACTTGGCTTCGATCTTGGAGGCATTGGCTGTCATCATCTCGGACTCCCGCTTCAGGGCCTGCATGTTGTTATGCTCGCCGGCTATCATGGCCATCTTCCCTGCTCTGAAATTCAACCCATCAAAGGAAGTCCGAGCGCCTTGGAACTCCCTAGAGGTTAGCGGTCTCGGATACGCACGCCAGCAGAACCTCAGCGCTCTGGACTATCTACTACCAGCAATCCCTATACATCAAGGCCGGATCCCTGGTTCGCAGCAGTCGCACTTTCCTGCTCTGGGTTCGTCCGAGGCGCGGGAGCGGGCTCGCTCAGCCGCAAGCAAGTACAGCTCTACGGCTTCCGTTTGGGAGACTTCCCGGTTCGAGCTATTCGGAAACGAGACAGAGCCGGAAGAAGAACAGGAGACTCCTCTGATACCGTGGCTGATACTCTTGGTCAGATCGCGACAGGGTCTGGATAGGCTGATGGCTGCTAATCTCCTCACTTCACTTTTCAGGTCTGGGTTTGGCAGCAAGTATCTGAGGGAGACCAGCCTCTGCCTTCTGGTTGTTCCTGTCCTTATGGAGATGCTCGAACAGCTTCAGGCAGCGCCGCCAGTAGTGAAGTCTCCCCTGGTTGATGCAGATGCGGCGCTCAAATGGACGATACTGGAGCGTACGCCAGCCATCCTTGCCCGTATAATCACAGATAGCGAGCCGCTTCAAAAGGCTGCTTTTGACTGCGGTGCCGTCAAATGTTTCAGCAAGCTTCTCAAAGACGCATATGAGCCAATCCCACCATCGGCTTACGCTAAGGTATGGTCACCACACGCCGATACTGCGATGGAGACCGAGAGCACCCCTCCCTCTCGCGCTCTGGGATCAGAAGGACAACCGCCACTCCTGGCTCACAGGGTGCGGATGCGAGAAAGTGCACTCAAGGCTATAGGGGCTCTGGCGGCCGGCAAAGACGAATATCGTAAGGCTTTCGTCGTGGAGGACGTCGTTGCTCACATTGTGCAATCATTATCGCCCACGCCCGGCAAGCCGTCGAATCCCAAGGATCGCAGCAAACCAAATGAACCAGATGGGCCAATCCGTGACGGATCCGCGTCTGACCACAATTCTGGGTACGGCAGTAACCCGCTGTCGGTCTTGATCGCGGGCTGCCACGCTGTGAGAATGCTGTCACGGTCGGTGAGTATTCTCAGGACGTCTCTGGTTGACTATGCTGTGGCCGTGCCTCTATTCCGGTTCCTCAGGCACCCGGACGTGGATGTTCAAGTTGCTGCCACTGCTGCGATTTGCAATTTGGTCACCGAAGTCAGCCCCATGAGGGAG CTCCTGGCCGACCGGGGTGTGATGAAGATACTGTGTGAGCATGCGCATTCTCTCAATGCAGCACTGCGTCTCAACGCTCTCTGGGCATTGAAGCATTTCGTACATGCAGTTGACACCGACACCAAGAGACAATGTCTGGAAGAGCTTGAGTCTGGATGGCTTGTGCAGCTGATTTGTGACGACACGGAAGATGATGCTCTATTCCGTGCTAGGTCTAAGCTGGACAAGCAGAATGCAGTTGACACTGGAGACGATTTGGATGGCGATGTCGAGATGGATCAGGCTGATCCGCTGTCCAAGTCGTGGTTAGGTTCACAGGACGCAGACAGCAAACGATCGGCCAAGTTACGTCAAACCGAGGCAAAATTGGCAGCTCTTCGCGAGGCCGAAATCAACCCTTTGCGGAAAGCCCGTAACGACGACCTCGCCATTCAGGAGCAGGGCCTCGACTTCATAAGGAATTTGATTGGGGCAGGTGCATCTGGACCGCAACCTGATTCGTCAAGCGATACTACGGAGATGATTGAGTACCTTTTCAACCAGTTGGGGCAGGAAAGATTTTTTGATATCCTAGCCAGGAAGCTCCAGGCCAAGGTACTTCATCCAACGTCAAGACGGTCCACGGGTTCAGGACGAGAGGCCCGAGTCCTCTACCCTCAGGCCAAGATCATCGAGGCCGTTGTGTTCATCCTCGTTCACATGGCGGCGAGCACTCCGGGCCATCGACAACTGGTTGTTGCACAAACAGACTTGCTCAAGCTGTTGGCGAATCACTTCAATAGCAAGGACAAAGAAGTCCGGGTTGCCCTTTGTCACTTGATCAGCAACCTCACATGGCAGGACGACGACAACGATGCACGGGGATGCGCCCAAAGGGCGTATGAGCTTAAGAAGTTGGGCTTTCTCACCAAGCTTGAGGGATTAGAAGACGACAGCGAATTAGACGTGCGAGAACGGGCCAAGAGTGCAGTGTGGCAGATGAAGCAGCCTGGCACATACTAG